Proteins encoded in a region of the Anopheles ziemanni chromosome 2, idAnoZiCoDA_A2_x.2, whole genome shotgun sequence genome:
- the LOC131280953 gene encoding dipeptidyl peptidase 4, with protein MHANVHTDRAGGGGGSWRLPPDETLQVADPKQKEEADLFPAEGHNWRSIVFSLLVIGFVITGIITAIYLLGYVDELLYWSGRRMKLDEFLQKDITPQRLPSVWINNQKFVFQADDGGLAVFDTATNSVATLVTNHTLRQINVKGYHCSHDLKYVLFKHNVKKHHRLSFTALYTVYDVSNDHHMPVRLKESPKVQRARLQHASWAGNTTAMIIVAENDIYLRQSPSDEEVYRLTFTGEENRVYNGVPDWLYQEEIFESFSALWTSVDGTHLMYATFNDSRVGMMTFPWFTSNTVIAASGEGNRELFPVSKTIRYPTPGSVNPDVSLWVIDISNVSNIRKWEVIRPAALEGQEHYLISASWVGNLNVHVSVVWMTRSQNISIVSSCYSPTWKCVEHHSERAPENEWLDILPHPLFSPDGDSFLFMAGIQESGTEHFTHIKHITITQQRMAVISHGRYEVIRILAWDTYNHLVYYLGTHGKKPGQQHLYVVKDPVSDDLRRAEPTCITCDLSDVLWGSRYYYSNCSFFDAFVSAQPFVSQHVGINHYILECKGPGLPLAVVHAAHNHKLMRVLYDTRPFYASKLAELALPSQRSFEIPLPHGTRASVQLLLPPSWREELRDAAFPVLVEVNGKPGSTSVSEEFKIDWGTYMSSHNDVVYIRLDVRGARGQGKQALYRHLGGVEVQDQIAALRHLLDTLKFLDETRVGVWGWGYGGYVTAMILGSQQPVFKCGISVSPVTDWLYYNSIFTERILGLPAENYKAYVEADATQKGRQIPSYSYFLIHGLADVTAPYQHGIQLARSLSESGTIFRYLSYADEGHDLTGVIEHVYRSMEDFLRNCLSLDSDEDKPSEANVPNE; from the exons ATGCACGCAAATGTGCATACAGATCGTGCCGGGGGCGGCGGAGGTTCCTGGCGCCTGCCGCCAGATGAAACACTGCAGGTGGCCGATCCGAAGCAAAAGGAAGAAGCG GATTTGTTTCCTGCCGAAGGACACAACTGGCGGAGCATTGTGTTTTCGCTGCTAGTGATAGGATTTGTCATAACCGGTATTATAACGGCGATATACCTGCTCGG CTATGTCGACGAACTACTCTATTGGTCCGGGAGACGGATGAAGTTGGACGAGTTTCTGCAGAAGGATATAACCCCCCAACGGCTACCTTCGGTGTGGATCAACAATCAGAAGTTTGTATTCCAGGCGGATGATGGAGGCCTTGCTGTTTTCGACACTGCCACCAACAGTGTAGCCACGCTAGTTACAAATCACACTCTG AGACAAATTAACGTTAAAGGCTACCACTGTTCTCATGATTTGAAGTACGTTCTGTTTAAGCACAATGTAAAGAAG CATCATAGGTTATCTTTCACGGCTTTGTATACTGTATATGACGTATCGAATGA CCATCACATGCCGGTACGATTGAAAGAATCGCCGAAGGTTCAAAGGGCCCGTCTGCAGCATGCCTCCTGGGCGGGCAATACAACCGCCATGATCATCGTGGCCGAGAACGATATATACTTGAGACAATCACCATCGGACGAAGAGGTTTATCGCTTAACTTTCACCGGAGAAGAGAACAGAGTCTACAATGGTGTACCTGACTGGTTATATCAAG AGGAGATTTTTGAGTCTTTTAGTGCTTTATGGACCTCAGTAGACGGCACGCACCTCATGTACGCCACCTTCAACGACTCGCGGGTCGGCATGATGACATTTCCTTGGTTCACGTCCAACACCGTGATCGCGGCCAGCGGCGAAGGCAACCGTGAGCTTTTCCCCGTGTCGAAAACGATACGCTATCCAACGCCGGGCTCGGTCAACCCGGACGTCTCGCTGTGGGTGATCGATATAAGTAATGTAAGCAATATACGAAAATGGGAAGTAATCCGTCCAGCGGCTCTTGAGGGACA AGAACACTATCTTATATCAGCCAGCTGGGTAGGCAATCTGAACGTGCACGTGTCGGTCGTGTGGATGACCCGCTCGCAAAATATTTCGATCGTTTCCTCCTGCTACAGCCCCACGTGGAAGTGTGTCGAG CACCACTCGGAGCGAGCGCCCGAAAACGAATGGCTCGATATACTACCTCATCCGCTATTCTCACCAGATGGGGACAGCTTCCTGTTTATGGCTGGGATCCAGGAGTCGGGCACGGAACACTTTACCCACATCAAGCACATCACAATCACGCAACAGCGCATGGCTGTCATTTCCCACGGTCGATACGAG GTGATACGAATTCTGGCCTGGGATACGTACAACCATCTGGTCTACTATCTCGGGACGCACGGGAAAAAGCCCGGCCAACAGCATCTGTACGTAGTGAAAGATCCCGTCAGCGACGATTTGCGAAG AGCGGAACCTACGTGCATCACCTGCGATTTGAGTGACGTCCTCTGGGGCAGTCGGTACTACTACAGCAACTGCTCGTTCTTCGATGCGTTTGTCAGTGCGCAGCCGTTCGTGTCGCAACACGTAGGCATCAATCACTACATACTGGAATGCAAAGGTCCCGGCCTTCCGTTAGCTG TTGTCCATGCGGCCCACAATCATAAGCTCATGCGGGTGCTCTACGACACCAGACCGTTCTACGCCAGCAAGCTCGCGGAGTTGGCGCTACCGTCGCAACGTTCGTTCGAGATTCCGCTGCCACACGGTACCCGGGCGTCGGTGCAGTTGCTGCTGCCACCGAGCTGGCGCGAGGAACTACGGGATGCCGCATTCCCCGTACTGGTGGAGGT CAATGGAAAGCCCGGGTCGACGTCCGTCTCGGAGGAATTCAAAATAGACTGGGGCACCTACATGTCGAGCCACAACGATGTGGTGTACATCCGGCTGGATGTCCGAGGGGCGCGTGGCCAGGGCAAGCAGGCACTGTATCGCCATCTCGGTGGGGTTGAGGTTCAGGATCAGATCGCTGCTCTTAG ACACCTTTTGGACACACTGAAGTTTCTCGACGAAACACGCGTCGGTGTGTGGGGATGGGGCTACGGAGGGTACGTAACGGCCATGATCCTAGGCTCCCAGCAGCCGGTCTTCAAGTGTGGCATCTCGGTATCCCCCGTCACGGACTGGTTGTACTATA ATTCCATATTTACCGAACGAATTCTCGGACTGCCGGCGGAAAACTACAAAGCGTACGTCGAGGCGGACGCGACGCAGAAGGGACGCCAGATACCTTCGTACTCGTACTTCCTCATTCACGGCCTAGCCGATGTCACCGCACCGTACCAGCACGGTATCCAGCTGGCCCGTTCCCTCTCCGAGTCCGGGACAATATTTCGCTACTTG AGCTACGCCGACGAAGGGCACGATCTCACCGGCGTGATCGAGCACGTGTACCGCTCGATGGAGGATTTCCTGCGCAACTGCCTGTCGCTAGACTCCGACGAAGATAAACCATCGGAAGCGAATGTACCGAACGAGTAG